Proteins from a genomic interval of Toxotes jaculatrix isolate fToxJac2 chromosome 5, fToxJac2.pri, whole genome shotgun sequence:
- the c5h15orf40 gene encoding UPF0235 protein C15orf40 homolog, with protein sequence MFSRAGFTATAVFIRSCRRVQRFRVATLNRLSDLSCPVTASRWSAAPGVTGIRRQSTKRQMPKKQKGVKQQPQQAGGDGAAESGASGPVARDRSGAVTIMVHAKPGSKHSSITEVSAEAVGVAIAAPPTDGEANTELIRYLAEVLDLKKSHISLDKGSRSRDKLIRVDSSLSPEEVLRRLRDAAG encoded by the exons ATGTTTTCCCGAGCAGGTTTTACGGCAACTGCTGTCTTTATAAGGTCATGTAGACGTGTTCAGCGGTTCAGAGTAGCAACGTTAAACCGTTTATCTGACCTCAGCTGCCCGGTAACCGCCTCCCGGTGGTCCGCTGCCCCCGGTGTCACCGGGATAAGACGTCAGTCCACCAAAAGACAAATGCCCAAGAAGCAGAAAGGG GTGaagcagcagccgcagcaggCTGGTGGTGATGGAGCAGCAGAGTCTGGAGCTTCTGGTCCTGTGGCTCGAGACAGAAGTGGTGCTGTTACCATAATGGTTCACGCGAAGCCCGGctccaaacacagcagcatcacag AAGTCTCTGCAGAGGCAGTGGGCGTTGCCATCGCAGCACCTCCTACAGACGGAGAAGCCAATACCGAGCTTATTCGCTACCTGGCTGAAGTCCTGGACCTGAAGAAAAGTCACATATCTCTTGACAAG GGCTCCAGGTCCAGAGACAAACTCATCAGAGTGGACTCCTCCCTCAGTCCGGAGGAGGTGTTAAGGAGGCTCAGAGATGCTGCAGGCTGA